One Sphingobacteriales bacterium DNA segment encodes these proteins:
- a CDS encoding TatD family hydrolase produces the protein MVFCDTHSHLYFEHFFKDIDEVIQRCITENVKYIFLPNVDVETIALLKNLKAKQPNLFYPMMGLHPCSVDENYLNTLNLIKHELYTNRHFYCGVGEIGLDFYWDKTFTQAQYEALNLQIDWALELNLPIVLHCRESFDETFEIVQKKHNGSLRGIFHCFSGSMADAEKVLSLPGFFLGIGGVATYKKSNLPDIISKIPLQRILLETDSPYLAPEPYRSSKNKNEKRNESSYIPIIAQTVAQAQNCSLQQVAQITTANALNLFAVN, from the coding sequence ATGGTTTTCTGCGATACACACAGTCATTTATACTTCGAGCATTTTTTTAAAGATATAGACGAAGTTATTCAAAGATGTATTACTGAAAATGTAAAATATATATTTTTGCCAAATGTTGACGTAGAAACAATAGCGCTACTAAAAAACTTAAAAGCAAAACAGCCAAATTTATTTTATCCAATGATGGGGCTGCATCCTTGCTCGGTCGATGAAAATTACCTAAACACCCTCAACCTCATAAAGCACGAGCTATATACAAACCGCCATTTTTATTGCGGAGTTGGCGAAATTGGCCTCGATTTTTATTGGGACAAAACTTTTACCCAAGCGCAATACGAAGCATTGAACCTACAAATTGACTGGGCACTCGAACTAAACCTGCCCATTGTGTTACATTGCCGCGAGTCTTTTGACGAAACATTTGAAATTGTCCAAAAAAAACACAACGGCAGTTTGCGGGGTATTTTTCATTGCTTTTCAGGAAGTATGGCAGATGCAGAGAAAGTACTGAGTTTGCCCGGATTTTTCCTTGGTATTGGCGGAGTGGCAACCTACAAAAAAAGCAATCTTCCGGATATTATATCAAAAATTCCACTTCAACGCATCTTGCTCGAAACCGATTCGCCATATTTAGCGCCCGAACCTTATCGCTCCTCAAAAAATAAAAACGAAAAACGCAACGAAAGCAGTTATATTCCAATCATTGCCCAAACTGTGGCACAAGCCCAAAATTGCAGCCTCCAGCAAGTAGCCCAAATTACTACGGCAAATGCCCTCAATTTGTTTGCTGTAAATTAA
- a CDS encoding AarF/ABC1/UbiB kinase family protein: protein MFGKTIQNLKRTREILGVLLKYGLEDLVSNTSLQNLITKNRKLKWLRDDKPILDYTRWERIRLACEDLGPTFIKFGQVLSNRPDLLPDDFIIELQKLQSEVPPFPFNQVKSIIEEELKLPLADIFSQFDEKPVGSASIGQVHKAILADGRQVVVKVRRPGVAKRVRTDLLIIRDLVNRAEHILERNGIVNAIDAVDAFERSIQKELDYTNEARNISTFKHAYRNYKKFYVPSVYKEFSTSKVLVMEFVDGCKITDVVQLAAWGLDPPLLAEMGMDIYLTQIFEHGFFHADPHPGNIIITNEGTICLIDFGMIGTLMRKDKYALAGVFVGMAQQNARFMAENLRKLALEAEITDMRALEYDLNELIEDFALLDVSESNIAEMSSRLQKITYNYRLRIPGSVFIIFRALAILEGIGKAIHPNFQTYEFIKPFGAKLIREKLSKDSLTDDLLERFTQLGDFLTSFPVEVRDILVQTRKGKLRFQHEPVNYHPILNSANRAVNRVVLSLIICSLLIAAAIMFNAQFPAWYYADNGLPYFSLVAIGLALMFGLVLWRMIQRTNEPD, encoded by the coding sequence ATTTTTGGAAAAACTATTCAAAACCTTAAACGTACCCGCGAAATTTTAGGGGTGTTGTTAAAATATGGCCTCGAAGATTTGGTTTCTAACACCTCGCTGCAAAACCTCATTACTAAAAACCGCAAATTAAAATGGCTTAGAGATGATAAGCCCATTTTAGATTATACCCGTTGGGAACGTATTAGGTTGGCCTGCGAAGATTTAGGCCCTACTTTTATAAAGTTCGGTCAGGTATTGAGTAACAGACCCGACTTACTTCCGGATGATTTTATTATTGAACTACAAAAATTGCAAAGCGAAGTGCCGCCCTTCCCTTTCAATCAAGTTAAAAGCATCATCGAAGAAGAACTCAAATTACCCCTTGCCGACATATTTAGCCAATTCGACGAAAAGCCCGTAGGCTCAGCATCAATAGGGCAGGTTCATAAAGCCATTTTAGCAGACGGACGGCAAGTAGTGGTAAAAGTGCGAAGGCCGGGCGTGGCAAAACGAGTGCGAACTGATTTGTTGATTATTCGCGACTTAGTAAACCGAGCCGAACACATTTTAGAGCGAAACGGAATTGTAAACGCCATAGATGCCGTTGATGCTTTTGAGCGAAGTATTCAAAAAGAATTAGATTATACCAACGAAGCCCGCAATATCTCAACCTTTAAACACGCCTACAGAAACTACAAAAAATTTTACGTGCCTTCTGTTTATAAAGAATTTAGCACCAGCAAAGTGTTAGTCATGGAGTTTGTTGATGGCTGTAAAATTACCGACGTAGTACAACTTGCAGCGTGGGGGCTTGACCCGCCACTTTTGGCCGAAATGGGCATGGATATTTACTTGACACAAATTTTTGAGCACGGATTTTTTCATGCCGACCCCCACCCAGGCAATATTATTATAACTAACGAAGGTACCATTTGCTTAATTGATTTTGGCATGATAGGCACCCTTATGCGCAAAGACAAATATGCACTTGCCGGCGTATTTGTAGGCATGGCACAACAAAATGCCCGATTTATGGCCGAAAACCTGCGCAAATTAGCCCTCGAAGCCGAAATTACCGATATGCGCGCCCTTGAGTACGACCTAAACGAGTTAATTGAAGATTTTGCCTTGTTAGACGTAAGCGAGTCAAATATAGCCGAAATGAGCAGCCGCTTGCAAAAAATTACCTATAATTACCGGCTCCGGATACCGGGAAGCGTTTTTATTATTTTTAGGGCATTGGCAATTTTAGAAGGTATTGGCAAGGCCATTCACCCTAATTTCCAAACTTATGAGTTTATCAAGCCATTTGGCGCTAAATTAATCCGCGAAAAACTTTCGAAAGACAGTTTAACCGATGATTTATTGGAACGCTTTACCCAGTTAGGCGATTTCTTAACCAGTTTTCCGGTTGAGGTCAGGGATATTTTAGTCCAAACCCGGAAAGGTAAACTGCGCTTTCAACACGAGCCGGTTAATTATCATCCTATTTTAAACTCGGCAAACCGGGCTGTTAACAGAGTTGTATTATCGTTAATTATATGTTCTTTGTTAATTGCTGCGGCTATTATGTTTAACGCGCAGTTTCCGGCATGGTATTACGCCGATAATGGCTTACCCTATTTTAGTCTTGTGGCCATAGGTTTGGCCCTAATGTTTGGGTTGGTTTTGTGGCGCATGATACAGCGAACCAACGAACCCGATTAA
- a CDS encoding DUF922 domain-containing protein, giving the protein MCHHSERVLETQKLWDLNDPLVWDDFKGEPTNDKRIAALTYSAIIYSYFCDSTKYLNCTVKATFKPDLSWVRNEAKTKDVLAHEQLHFDITEYFARKLRLHLLNKQFACNDTLQLVAEANLILDQWRAYDKEYDHQTHFSHHKEMQNIWASKVAKNLADLKIMATETLD; this is encoded by the coding sequence GTGTGCCATCATTCCGAACGAGTGTTAGAAACTCAAAAACTATGGGACTTAAACGACCCCTTGGTTTGGGATGATTTTAAAGGCGAACCAACCAACGACAAACGTATTGCTGCCCTTACTTATTCGGCCATAATATATAGTTATTTTTGCGATTCGACCAAATATTTGAATTGTACGGTTAAAGCTACTTTTAAGCCCGATTTGTCGTGGGTGCGCAACGAGGCAAAAACAAAGGATGTTTTGGCACACGAACAATTACATTTTGATATTACCGAATATTTTGCCCGTAAACTGCGCCTTCATTTGCTAAACAAACAATTTGCTTGTAACGACACATTACAATTAGTTGCCGAAGCGAACCTAATCTTAGACCAATGGCGCGCTTACGATAAAGAATACGACCACCAAACCCATTTTAGCCATCATAAAGAAATGCAAAACATATGGGCATCAAAAGTGGCAAAAAATTTAGCCGACCTGAAAATAATGGCTACCGAAACGCTTGATTAA
- a CDS encoding DUF3298 domain-containing protein, with the protein MSSTNEWYKRFEGTIGNLQVVVNLSLFDTSLAGNYYYVKRGEFIDIDGVKANNNEWQLKETTIEGEETGSFLGNYDDKLQTFSGTWKDAGGKISLPIKLTEAYNEGAWQFNLLNRTLQKGSCPNPPCLEVVLSYFESGKNIHSPAKEAINTNELQQAKGFMLAFGENTSDTANVSLDEAFNILDKTYQNMVDEMLPDTASFGSYALYWSLTRRSKILTNTAPVVVMSEDAYSYTGGAHGMNSTMYYNYNMKNGSFITAKELFTDTTQLRKVLLQKLRKKYKLKPSQPLQDVLLVTDSDFYITPNFYLAPGGIGFVYNPYEIGPYAMGIITIFMSYEDVKTLLKPNNALDNMRSELKIAAGGLAK; encoded by the coding sequence TTGTCGAGCACAAATGAGTGGTATAAACGATTTGAAGGAACTATTGGCAATTTGCAGGTGGTTGTAAATTTATCGTTATTTGATACAAGTTTAGCCGGCAATTATTACTACGTAAAACGCGGCGAGTTTATTGATATTGATGGCGTTAAGGCTAATAACAACGAGTGGCAACTGAAAGAAACGACCATTGAGGGCGAAGAAACTGGCTCATTTTTAGGTAATTATGACGATAAATTGCAAACTTTTTCCGGAACTTGGAAAGATGCTGGAGGCAAAATATCACTGCCCATAAAATTAACTGAAGCATATAATGAGGGGGCTTGGCAATTCAATTTGTTAAACCGAACGCTTCAAAAAGGCAGTTGCCCCAACCCACCTTGCTTAGAGGTGGTTTTATCGTATTTTGAATCCGGAAAAAATATTCATTCGCCGGCAAAAGAAGCCATTAATACAAATGAATTGCAACAAGCCAAAGGTTTTATGTTGGCATTTGGCGAAAACACAAGCGACACAGCCAATGTATCGCTTGATGAGGCCTTTAATATCTTAGATAAAACCTACCAAAATATGGTTGACGAAATGCTGCCCGACACGGCCTCATTTGGCTCGTATGCCCTCTATTGGTCACTTACTCGCCGCAGTAAAATTTTAACCAATACAGCACCAGTAGTTGTAATGTCTGAAGATGCCTACAGTTATACCGGAGGCGCACATGGCATGAACAGCACAATGTATTATAATTATAATATGAAAAATGGCAGTTTCATTACAGCAAAAGAACTTTTTACAGACACCACCCAACTGCGCAAAGTATTGCTGCAAAAATTGCGGAAAAAATATAAATTAAAACCAAGTCAGCCGTTACAGGATGTTTTGCTTGTAACCGACAGCGATTTTTACATAACACCCAATTTCTATTTAGCGCCCGGCGGTATTGGGTTTGTATATAATCCTTACGAAATTGGCCCTTATGCTATGGGCATTATTACAATTTTTATGAGCTACGAAGATGTTAAGACATTATTAAAGCCTAATAATGCCCTCGATAATATGCGCAGCGAATTAAAGATTGCGGCAGGAGGATTGGCAAAATAA
- a CDS encoding DNA-directed RNA polymerase subunit omega, whose product MSNLPKKKQQNNQNATHISNYGKKKKFIIAPNIEPRDLNSLHEITGNTYQTIAIVGKRANQIAATLKEELHEKIEDFVSATDTLEEVHENKEQIEISRVYEKMPHATLLALEELMEDKIYFRMEEPVIEKTEQ is encoded by the coding sequence ATGAGTAATTTACCTAAAAAGAAACAACAGAACAACCAAAATGCTACGCATATTAGCAATTATGGCAAAAAGAAGAAATTTATTATTGCCCCTAACATTGAACCACGCGACCTAAACAGCCTGCACGAAATTACCGGAAACACCTATCAAACCATTGCTATTGTTGGCAAGCGTGCCAATCAAATAGCGGCAACTTTAAAAGAAGAGTTGCACGAAAAGATTGAAGATTTTGTCTCGGCAACTGACACGTTAGAAGAGGTTCATGAAAACAAAGAGCAAATTGAAATATCGCGCGTTTACGAAAAAATGCCTCATGCCACTTTATTGGCACTAGAAGAGTTAATGGAAGATAAAATTTATTTTAGAATGGAAGAGCCGGTTATTGAAAAAACTGAACAATAA
- the bamD gene encoding outer membrane protein assembly factor BamD yields the protein MKKQYYILSLFISGCLLLCTSSCDNYQKILKSTNHELKYKKVKEYYNAGQCTKAIPLFEDLMGVYRGSKEAEKLYYFYAYCQYSDANYLMSAYYFQNFTEIYPNSAYTEDAMYMVGYSHYQMSPNISLEQTETEKAIETLQTFINTYPQSDKVASCNILIDELRLKLEEKAFMSANLYHKIGNYQAAITSFKNVLRDFPDTKRKEQISFNILESEYDLAKKSVETKQADRYSQVIKTYTNFIERFPQSTYIKDAERIFSLATNALKKITAN from the coding sequence ATGAAGAAGCAATATTATATTTTATCGTTATTTATTTCCGGATGTCTGTTACTATGTACATCGAGTTGCGATAACTATCAGAAGATATTAAAAAGTACCAACCACGAGCTAAAATACAAAAAGGTTAAAGAATATTATAATGCAGGCCAGTGTACAAAGGCTATTCCGCTTTTTGAAGACTTAATGGGGGTGTACCGAGGCAGTAAAGAGGCCGAAAAACTGTATTATTTTTATGCCTACTGCCAATACTCGGATGCAAATTACCTGATGTCGGCCTATTATTTTCAAAACTTTACCGAAATTTACCCTAATAGCGCTTATACCGAAGATGCAATGTATATGGTGGGTTATAGCCATTATCAAATGTCGCCAAACATAAGTTTAGAGCAAACCGAAACCGAAAAAGCCATTGAAACCTTACAAACATTTATAAATACTTACCCACAAAGCGACAAAGTAGCCAGCTGTAATATTTTAATTGACGAACTAAGGCTTAAATTAGAAGAAAAAGCTTTTATGAGTGCAAATTTATATCATAAAATTGGCAATTATCAGGCGGCAATTACTTCGTTTAAAAATGTACTGCGCGATTTTCCGGATACAAAACGAAAAGAACAAATTAGTTTTAATATTTTAGAATCTGAATATGATTTGGCAAAAAAGAGCGTCGAAACAAAACAAGCCGACAGATATAGTCAAGTAATAAAAACTTATACAAATTTTATTGAGCGTTTTCCGCAAAGCACTTACATTAAAGATGCCGAGCGTATTTTTTCGTTGGCCACGAATGCCTTAAAAAAAATTACTGCCAATTAG